One region of Colius striatus isolate bColStr4 chromosome 26, bColStr4.1.hap1, whole genome shotgun sequence genomic DNA includes:
- the LOC133627970 gene encoding uncharacterized protein LOC133627970 has translation MGQAAPSGLSWADRSCRAALSGLQGILTPDATSLWPCSPFPELPQLSRIWVGKEKSSSSLFIAVRLCGQLFVAGVRWWLLEVSPVQLRRCFHLNISKSYFPVVLREPRPRLPREVVEAPARVTFKTHLDMFLWPLIDMNLLWQGGPELIISQGPLQPSPLCDAVNSFAAHPQPARAKAGPRPSTAPSPAPLLSSNPAPRCRPTHFRSTAASVTAARSESRGSARKPRSVPCFPLQQRRAAPRLPLAEQVPLVQAAALSVAPGSVMSQLPILWWGPRWGVKSNPLRGPRRKGGGLQLGRNKPSISPGWG, from the coding sequence AtggggcaggcagcacccagcGGGCTCAGCTGGGCTGACAGGAGCTGCCGAGCTGCACtctcagggctgcagggaaTCCTGACGCCTGATGCCACGTCCCTATGGCCCTGCTCCCCCTTCCCAGAgctcccccagctcagcagaatcTGGGTGGGTAAAGAGAAAAgctcttcttctcttttcattgcAGTGCGTTTGTGTGGGCAGCTTTTTGTAGCAGGGGTACGGTGGTGGCTGCTGGAAGTGTCCCCTGTGCAGTTGAGGAGgtgtttccatttaaacataagcaaatcctatttccctgttgtgctgagggagccccggcccaggctgcccagggaggttgtggaggctcctgctcgggtcaccttcaaaactcacttggacatgttcctgtggccTCTGATCGAcatgaacctgctttggcaaggagGGCCTGAATTGATCATCTCtcaaggtcccctccaaccctcaCCGTTGTGTGATGCTGTGAACAGCTTTGCTGCGCACCCTCAGCCAGCCAGAGCTAAAGCAGGACCCAGACCCAGCACAGCCCCGTCCCCCGCtcccctgctcagctccaatccAGCTCCTCGCTGTCGTCCCACTCACTTTCGCTCCACTGCGGCATCTGTGACAGCAGCAAGATCAGAGTCCCGAGGATCAGCACGCAAACCTCGATCAGTTCCATGTTTCCCGCTGCAGCAGCGCCGGGCAGCTCCGCGTCTGCCACTCGCTGAGCAAGTGCCACTGGTGCAGGCGGCAGCACTGAGTGTGGCGCCGGGCTCTGTGATGTCACAGCTGCCGATTCTCTGGTGGGGCCCACGCTGGGGGGTGAAGAGCAACCCCCTGAGGGGCCCCAGACGCAAGGGCGGGggcctgcagctggggaggaacaagcccagcatcagcccaggctgggggtga